A region of Paroedura picta isolate Pp20150507F unplaced genomic scaffold, Ppicta_v3.0 Ppicta_v3_sca21, whole genome shotgun sequence DNA encodes the following proteins:
- the MYPOP gene encoding myb-related transcription factor, partner of profilin yields the protein MPGAGGRGEPRALPAAPSGSRAGCRGGAGMAAASSGPGAESGRLRKPRFSGEENRVLLRAVRANYGRLYGAPSRRVTAAERRRVWAAIAAEINGVASWRRTGPEVQKRWNDFKRRSREKLARLPHSTQGAAAGDPDPSEPLAHDPHAALWALLGAPDRAPSPRHAARTPPEMPTQGDASCSPETSTQTPCCTLDNGLLQPKERDSPAPPPGQTSSLQIVQLPPSLASLGCRPHPEHSPAEQLATTCPSTSPPLRRRRTRLDTPLEASLDFLQAQRETAEAIRQLTCTLRQGLERLTDIVATLLPLLPVQTNTPMNQQGATSTQMPAPSTETLPHAFIAKVEPSPEPGPQPEEGGPTAETRPSPSQPAAPRKQRKGIPTQKRRGRWKNF from the exons ATGcccggggcgggcgggcgaggcgaGCCCCGTGCCCTGCCGGCCGCTCCGTCGGGGTCCCGCGCGGGCTGCCGTGGCGGGGCCGGGATGGCGGCGGCGTCGTCGGGGCCGGGCGCGGAGTCGGGGCGGCTGCGGAAGCCGCGCTTCTCGGGCGAGGAGAACCGGGTGCTGCTGCGGGCGGTGCGGGCCAACTACGGGCGTCTGTACGGCGCGCCGAGCCGGCGGGTGACGGCGGCGGAGCGGCGGCGGGTGTGGGCGGCCATCGCGGCCGAGATCAACGGCGTGGCCAGCTGGCGGCGGACGGGCCCCGAGGTGCAGAAGCGCTGGAACGACTTCAAGCGGCGCTCGCGGGAGAAGCTCGCCCGCCTGCCCCACTCCACGCAGGGCGCCGCCGCCGGGGACCCCGACCCCTCCGAGCCCCTCGCCCACGACCCCCACGCCGCCCTCTGGGCCCTCCTCGGCGCCCCGGACCGCGCGCCCAGCCCCCGCCACGCAGCCCGCACGCCCCCCG agATGCCAACCCAGGGTGATGCCTCCTGTAGCCCAGAAACTTCCACACAGACTCCCTGCTGCACTCTGGACAACGGGCTGCTGCAGCCCAAGGAACGCGACTCGCcggcaccccctccaggccagaccTCTTCTCTGCAGATCGTCCAGCTGCCGCCTTCTCTGGCCAGCCTAGGCTGCAGGCCACATCCTGAACACTCCCCAGCTGAACAGCTGGCCACTACATGCCCTTCGACCTCGCCCCCTCTGCGGCGCAGGCGCACCCGGCTAGATACACCACTTGAGGCCTCTCTGGATTTCCTGCAGGCCCAGAGGGAGACGGCCGAAGCCATCCGCCAGCTGACCTGCACCTTGCGGCAAGGCCTAGAGAGGCTCACCGATATTGTGGCCACCCTCCTGCCACTCCTACCAGTCCAGACAAATACGCCCATGAACCAGCAGGGGGCAACATCTACCCAAATGCCGGCTCCTTCCACAGAGACCCTGCCCCACGCCTTCATCGCCAAGGTGGAGCCGTCCCCAGAGCCAGGGCCGCAGCCAGAAGAAGGTGGGCCCACAGCCGAAACCAGGCCATCCCCGAGCCAACCTGCAGCACCACGGAAACAGAGGAAAGGAATCCCTACTCAGAAACGCAGAGGCCGCTGGAAGAATTTCTGA